In the genome of Nocardioides seonyuensis, one region contains:
- a CDS encoding ubiquitin-like protein Pup → MAQEQKQPRKSSQSEEVTEEVTESDVAERKELLDDDVDAILDEIDDVLETNAEDFVKSFIQKGGQ, encoded by the coding sequence ATGGCCCAGGAACAGAAGCAGCCGCGGAAGTCGTCGCAGTCCGAGGAGGTGACCGAGGAGGTCACCGAGAGCGACGTGGCCGAGCGCAAGGAACTCCTCGACGACGACGTCGACGCGATCCTCGACGAGATCGACGACGTGCTCGAGACCAATGCGGAGGACTTCGTGAAGTCCTTCATCCAGAAGGGCGGCCAGTAG
- a CDS encoding tRNA (adenine-N1)-methyltransferase, producing the protein MPDSSTTNVPDVPAEAWSGVHRGPLRVGEWVRLTDQKGRRHNFELTAGKRFFSNKGHLEHDELIGREEGFTVTSSAGGQYLVFRPLLSEFVVSMPRGAAVVYPKDAAQIVALADIFPGARVVEAGAGSGALTCSLLRAVGPWGRLTSYELREEFAEVAKRNVDQFFNAPEGATHPAWDLRLGDLKVELPAMDGQVDRVILDMLDPWNCVDAVAEKLVPGGIVCAYVATTTQLSRVVETLRAHGGFTEPQPWESMVRDWHVEGLAVRPGHKMIGHTAFLVTARRMAPGETPPRKTRRPAPGAYGPDYTGPRPADIPPLPVEAGDGTENGTNTEG; encoded by the coding sequence ATGCCCGACAGCAGTACGACGAACGTGCCCGACGTCCCCGCCGAAGCCTGGTCCGGCGTCCACCGAGGCCCGTTGCGCGTCGGTGAGTGGGTTCGCCTCACGGACCAGAAGGGCCGCCGCCACAACTTCGAGCTGACGGCGGGCAAGCGCTTCTTCTCGAACAAGGGCCACCTCGAGCACGACGAGCTGATCGGGCGGGAGGAGGGGTTCACCGTCACCTCCTCTGCGGGCGGCCAGTACCTCGTCTTCCGTCCCCTGCTGAGCGAGTTCGTCGTGTCGATGCCCCGCGGTGCTGCCGTGGTCTATCCCAAGGACGCGGCCCAGATCGTGGCGCTTGCCGACATCTTCCCCGGCGCCCGCGTCGTCGAGGCCGGCGCAGGCTCGGGTGCACTCACCTGCTCGCTGCTCCGCGCGGTGGGCCCCTGGGGGCGCCTCACGTCCTACGAGCTCCGTGAGGAGTTCGCCGAGGTCGCCAAGCGCAACGTCGACCAGTTCTTCAACGCGCCCGAGGGTGCGACCCACCCTGCGTGGGACCTGCGCCTGGGTGACCTGAAGGTCGAGCTGCCCGCGATGGACGGGCAGGTCGACCGGGTGATCCTCGACATGCTCGACCCGTGGAACTGCGTCGACGCCGTCGCCGAGAAGCTCGTCCCCGGCGGGATCGTCTGCGCCTACGTGGCCACCACCACCCAGCTCTCCCGCGTCGTGGAGACCCTGCGTGCGCACGGCGGCTTCACCGAGCCGCAACCGTGGGAGTCGATGGTGCGCGACTGGCACGTCGAGGGCCTGGCGGTGCGCCCCGGGCACAAGATGATCGGCCACACCGCCTTCCTCGTGACCGCGCGACGCATGGCACCGGGGGAGACGCCACCGCGCAAGACCCGACGCCCCGCCCCCGGGGCCTACGGTCCCGACTACACCGGACCCCGTCCCGCCGACATCCCGCCGCTCCCGGTCGAGGCCGGCGACGGCACCGAAAACGGGACGAACACGGAGGGGTAA
- a CDS encoding PD-(D/E)XK nuclease family protein, whose translation MTTTPPRTSAAGSPADVVSTPVDGIEVLGALSPSRAGDFLTCPLLYRFRSIDRLPEAPSADAVRGTLVHKVLEDLFDLPAAERTPGRAADMLVPSWESLLQVSPEVAEMFGGEGPEVASWLTSCRQVLDRYFDLEDPRRLEPAERELYVEALLDSKLLLRGFVDRLDIAPDGRIRVVDYKGLAVDTPLPTPSGWTTMGAVQVGDELVGSDGRPVVVTLKSATHERPCYRVTFRDGSSVVADNVHLWKVVTSYRQRHTEQVLDTESLRHQLAELRRQGRPNSMWIEAAAPLDGAHVLDLPISPWLLGAWLGDGDSRGGRLTVGRDDVDDMRALVKEHWGGVVLVRAESTAFSLTPSRHPDRCTYGHTEFRPPTAGHATRRCAREDQHRGSTPSNLSLSRLLRESNLLHNKHIPSPYLRASSDQRVSLLRGLMDTDGWWNPTRRRAGFTTTDDRLAGDVIELMRSLGVNPCHFTKPYRNAVRPGRTWHVIEFTPTWFNPFSLPRKAIACETSRATKVQSSLAKRRIVASVVPVDSVPTQCVQVDARDSMYLCGKGFIPTHNTGRAPGPGFEAKALFQMRFYALVIWRTRGVVPSMLQLVYLGNGEILRYEPDEADLRATERKVEAIWRAIKLAEETSTWLPRRSRLCDWCSFQDLCPEFGGTPPPLPPLSRSEQPEVVDAQPRQ comes from the coding sequence ATGACGACCACACCTCCGCGCACCTCCGCAGCCGGCTCGCCCGCCGACGTGGTGTCGACCCCCGTGGACGGGATCGAGGTGCTGGGCGCGCTCTCGCCCAGTCGCGCAGGCGACTTCCTGACGTGTCCGCTGCTCTACCGGTTCCGCAGCATCGACAGGCTGCCCGAGGCGCCGTCGGCGGACGCCGTCCGCGGCACCTTGGTGCACAAAGTGCTTGAGGACCTCTTCGACCTGCCGGCCGCCGAGCGCACGCCGGGACGCGCCGCCGACATGCTCGTGCCTTCGTGGGAGTCACTCCTGCAGGTCTCTCCCGAGGTCGCCGAGATGTTCGGCGGTGAAGGGCCTGAGGTGGCGTCGTGGCTCACGTCGTGCCGCCAGGTCCTCGACCGTTACTTCGACCTCGAGGACCCACGTCGTCTCGAACCGGCCGAGCGCGAGCTCTACGTCGAGGCGCTCCTCGACTCCAAGCTGCTGCTCCGCGGGTTCGTCGACCGGCTCGACATCGCCCCCGACGGGCGCATCCGCGTGGTGGACTACAAGGGGCTCGCCGTCGACACTCCGCTGCCTACGCCTTCCGGCTGGACAACGATGGGGGCCGTGCAGGTCGGCGACGAGCTGGTGGGCAGCGACGGACGACCCGTGGTCGTGACATTGAAGTCCGCGACCCACGAGCGACCGTGCTATCGGGTGACCTTCAGGGACGGCAGCTCCGTTGTGGCCGACAACGTCCACCTGTGGAAGGTGGTGACGTCCTATCGCCAGCGCCACACGGAACAAGTCCTGGACACGGAGTCACTTCGACATCAGCTCGCCGAGCTGAGGCGCCAGGGCCGCCCCAACTCGATGTGGATCGAGGCCGCGGCGCCCTTGGACGGTGCGCATGTGCTGGACCTACCGATCTCACCATGGCTGCTGGGCGCCTGGCTTGGAGACGGTGACTCTCGCGGTGGAAGGCTCACGGTGGGTCGCGATGACGTCGACGACATGCGCGCACTCGTCAAGGAGCACTGGGGCGGTGTCGTGCTCGTTCGTGCCGAGTCGACAGCCTTCTCACTGACGCCGTCCCGGCATCCCGATCGGTGCACCTACGGTCACACCGAGTTTCGGCCACCAACCGCTGGGCACGCGACTCGGCGCTGCGCGAGGGAGGATCAGCACAGAGGGAGCACACCTTCCAACCTGTCCTTGAGTCGTCTCCTGCGGGAGTCGAATCTGCTTCACAACAAGCACATCCCTTCGCCCTACCTCAGGGCGAGCAGCGATCAACGTGTTTCTTTGTTGCGTGGCCTGATGGACACCGATGGGTGGTGGAACCCGACACGGCGCAGGGCGGGATTCACGACCACCGATGACCGATTGGCCGGCGATGTCATCGAGCTCATGCGATCGTTGGGGGTCAACCCCTGTCACTTCACCAAGCCGTACCGGAACGCCGTTAGACCGGGCCGAACCTGGCACGTCATTGAGTTCACCCCGACGTGGTTCAACCCTTTCAGCCTTCCTCGCAAGGCGATCGCCTGTGAGACCAGCAGAGCCACCAAGGTTCAATCGTCCTTGGCCAAGCGTCGCATCGTCGCCAGCGTGGTGCCGGTCGATTCGGTTCCCACTCAGTGCGTACAGGTCGATGCCCGCGATTCCATGTACCTGTGCGGGAAAGGCTTCATCCCGACGCACAACACCGGACGTGCCCCCGGCCCGGGCTTCGAGGCCAAGGCGCTGTTCCAGATGAGGTTCTACGCGTTGGTCATCTGGCGCACGCGCGGCGTGGTGCCCTCGATGCTGCAGCTGGTCTACCTCGGCAACGGCGAGATCCTGCGCTACGAGCCCGACGAGGCCGACCTGCGCGCGACCGAGCGCAAGGTCGAGGCCATCTGGCGGGCGATCAAGCTCGCCGAGGAGACCTCCACGTGGCTGCCGCGCCGCTCACGACTGTGTGACTGGTGCTCCTTCCAGGACCTGTGCCCCGAGTTCGGCGGCACCCCTCCCCCGTTGCCGCCGCTCAGCAGGTCAGAGCAGCCAGAGGTCGTCGACGCCCAGCCCCGCCAGTGA
- a CDS encoding GIY-YIG nuclease family protein: MPHVYIVRCSDSSYYVGSTWDLERRMSEHNQGVGAAYTRHRRPVELVWHADYDRVDEAYAMEKRIQGWSRAKREALISGDTDLLSSLASRSWHDRRARRVT, encoded by the coding sequence ATGCCGCACGTCTACATCGTCAGGTGCTCGGACTCCAGCTACTACGTCGGCAGCACCTGGGACCTCGAGCGACGGATGAGCGAGCACAACCAAGGCGTCGGGGCGGCCTACACCCGGCATCGCCGTCCGGTCGAACTGGTCTGGCATGCCGACTACGACCGGGTGGACGAGGCCTATGCGATGGAGAAGCGGATCCAGGGATGGTCGCGTGCCAAGCGCGAGGCACTGATCTCAGGTGACACAGACTTGTTGAGCTCCCTCGCCAGCCGAAGCTGGCACGACCGACGGGCGCGGCGAGTGACGTGA
- the dop gene encoding depupylase/deamidase Dop — MSVRRVMGTEIEYGISVQGQPGANPMVASSQVVNAYASATTTARRARWDFEEESPLRDARGFDMSRQVADASQLTDEDLGLANVILTNGARLYVDHAHPEYSSPEVTTPLDVVRWEKAGEQVMLDASRMASQAQAAPILLYKNNTDNKGASYGAHENYLMRRSTPFAEIVRHLTPFFVSRQVVCGAGRVGIGQDGREHGFQVSQRADYFEVEVGLETTLKRPIINTRDEPHADPEVYRRLHVIIGDANLSEISTYLKVGTTALVLAMIEDGFLGSDLAVDGPVSALRAVSHDPTLKHLLTLRDGRRMTAVQLQLEYLDLARKHVEDRLGSDADDQTVDVLERWESVLTRLERDPMECARELDWVAKLKLLTQYRDRDGLDWDDAKLHLIDLQYADLRPDKGLYQRLVASGRVDRLLDDATVEAAMHEPPTDTRAYFRGRCLEKYADSVAAASWDSVIFDLPGQTSLQRVPTVDPLRGSRAHVGELMDRCDTAEQLVAALTR, encoded by the coding sequence ATGAGCGTACGTCGAGTGATGGGCACCGAGATCGAGTACGGCATCTCGGTACAGGGCCAGCCGGGGGCCAACCCGATGGTCGCGTCCTCCCAGGTCGTCAACGCCTACGCCTCGGCCACCACGACCGCGCGACGCGCACGCTGGGACTTCGAGGAGGAGTCGCCGCTGCGTGACGCGCGCGGCTTCGACATGTCCAGGCAGGTCGCCGACGCCAGTCAGCTCACCGACGAGGACCTCGGGCTGGCCAACGTCATCCTGACCAACGGTGCCCGGCTCTACGTCGACCACGCCCACCCGGAGTACTCCTCGCCGGAGGTCACCACCCCGCTGGACGTCGTGCGCTGGGAGAAGGCGGGCGAGCAGGTCATGCTCGACGCCTCGCGGATGGCCTCGCAGGCCCAGGCGGCGCCGATCCTGCTCTACAAGAACAACACCGACAACAAGGGCGCCTCCTACGGCGCCCACGAGAACTACCTGATGCGTCGGTCGACCCCATTCGCGGAGATCGTGCGCCACCTGACGCCGTTCTTCGTCTCCCGGCAGGTCGTGTGCGGGGCGGGTCGCGTCGGCATCGGGCAGGACGGCCGCGAGCACGGCTTCCAGGTCAGCCAGCGCGCCGACTACTTCGAGGTGGAGGTGGGGTTGGAGACGACGCTCAAGCGACCCATCATCAACACCCGCGACGAGCCGCACGCCGACCCGGAGGTCTACCGGCGGCTGCACGTGATCATCGGGGACGCCAACCTCTCCGAGATCTCGACCTACCTCAAGGTCGGGACGACCGCGCTCGTCCTCGCCATGATCGAGGACGGGTTCCTCGGCAGCGACCTTGCCGTCGACGGGCCCGTCAGCGCGTTGCGCGCGGTGTCGCACGACCCGACCCTCAAGCACCTTCTCACCCTGCGTGACGGGCGCCGGATGACCGCCGTCCAGCTCCAGCTCGAGTACCTCGACCTCGCCCGCAAGCACGTCGAGGACCGGCTCGGGTCCGATGCCGACGACCAGACCGTCGACGTGCTCGAGCGGTGGGAGTCCGTGCTGACCCGCCTGGAGCGGGACCCGATGGAGTGTGCCCGCGAGCTCGACTGGGTGGCCAAGCTCAAACTGCTGACGCAGTACCGCGACCGTGACGGCCTGGACTGGGACGACGCCAAGCTGCACCTCATCGACCTGCAGTACGCCGACCTGCGCCCCGACAAGGGGCTCTACCAGCGGCTGGTCGCCTCGGGCCGCGTGGATCGCCTGCTCGACGACGCCACGGTCGAGGCAGCGATGCACGAGCCCCCGACAGACACGCGTGCCTACTTCCGCGGCCGTTGCCTCGAGAAGTACGCCGACTCCGTCGCCGCGGCCTCGTGGGACTCAGTGATCTTCGACCTGCCCGGCCAGACCTCCCTGCAGCGAGTGCCCACCGTGGATCCGCTGCGCGGCAGCAGGGCCCACGTGGGTGAGCTCATGGATCGCTGCGACACGGCCGAGCAGCTCGTCGCCGCGCTGACCCGCTGA
- a CDS encoding HAD family hydrolase — protein MHEPSWRNVLNTGSPGTPAGQLHGERLRRPAAVLWDMDGTLVDTEPYWIATEYELADRYGGTWSEEHALSLVGNDLLVSGAYIREHMGIDRTPEEIVDELLDGVVSRVRQAIPWRPGARELLEELRARRVPCALVTMSWMRFVTPIVEQLAPDTFHALVTGDRVEFGKPHPEPYLAAAALLGVEPSDCLAVEDSNTGAKSAEAAGCTVLCVPNHVPILEGERRVFRESLAGLGVDDLWLL, from the coding sequence ATGCACGAGCCGTCTTGGAGGAACGTCCTGAACACCGGATCGCCCGGCACGCCCGCGGGTCAGCTCCACGGTGAGCGACTGCGACGACCGGCGGCCGTCCTGTGGGACATGGACGGCACGCTGGTCGACACCGAGCCCTACTGGATCGCGACGGAGTATGAGCTCGCCGACAGGTACGGCGGCACGTGGAGCGAGGAGCACGCGCTGAGCCTGGTCGGCAACGACCTCCTGGTCAGCGGTGCCTACATCCGCGAGCACATGGGGATCGACCGCACCCCTGAGGAGATCGTGGACGAGCTGCTCGACGGCGTCGTCTCGCGGGTGCGCCAGGCGATCCCCTGGCGACCGGGCGCCCGCGAGCTGTTGGAGGAGCTGCGAGCCCGCCGGGTGCCTTGCGCCCTGGTCACCATGTCGTGGATGCGGTTCGTGACTCCCATCGTCGAGCAGCTCGCGCCCGACACCTTCCACGCCCTCGTCACCGGCGACCGCGTGGAGTTCGGCAAGCCGCATCCCGAGCCCTACCTCGCGGCTGCGGCGCTGCTGGGCGTCGAGCCGTCGGACTGCCTGGCGGTCGAGGACTCCAACACCGGCGCCAAGTCTGCCGAGGCAGCGGGGTGCACGGTCCTCTGCGTGCCCAACCACGTGCCGATCCTGGAGGGAGAGCGCAGGGTCTTCAGGGAATCACTGGCGGGGCTGGGCGTCGACGACCTCTGGCTGCTCTGA
- the prcB gene encoding proteasome subunit beta encodes MVEPRLPAAYLMPGSTSFSEFLGAQAPELLPSRRALPPGHAGDLAPHATTIVAATFDGGVVMAGDRRATMGNIIAQRDIEKVFPADEFSVVGIAGTAGLAVEMVRLFQTELEHYEKIEGTTLSMDGKSNRLAALIRANLGLAMQGLSVVPLFAGFDHNAGLGRIFSYDVTGGRYEETAFHSVGSGSLFARGSLKKLYRDDLSSRECVTAVIQALYDAADDDSATGGPDLTRRIFPVVHVITADGGTRMPEQEVAAIADDVIAGRMQRPDGPAAALT; translated from the coding sequence ATGGTCGAACCCAGACTCCCTGCTGCCTACCTGATGCCCGGCTCGACGTCGTTCAGCGAGTTCCTCGGCGCCCAGGCGCCCGAGCTCCTGCCGTCGCGGCGTGCGCTGCCCCCCGGACATGCCGGCGACCTGGCCCCGCATGCCACGACCATCGTCGCGGCGACGTTCGACGGGGGAGTGGTGATGGCGGGTGACCGCCGCGCCACGATGGGCAACATCATCGCCCAACGCGACATCGAGAAGGTCTTCCCGGCCGACGAGTTCTCCGTCGTCGGCATCGCCGGCACCGCGGGCCTGGCCGTCGAGATGGTGCGGCTGTTCCAGACCGAGCTCGAGCACTACGAGAAGATCGAGGGCACGACGCTCTCGATGGACGGCAAGTCCAACCGTCTCGCTGCCCTGATCCGTGCCAACCTCGGCCTGGCCATGCAGGGCCTCTCGGTGGTGCCCCTGTTCGCGGGCTTCGACCACAACGCCGGCCTGGGGCGGATCTTCAGCTACGACGTGACCGGCGGCCGCTACGAGGAGACTGCGTTCCACTCCGTGGGCTCCGGCTCGCTGTTCGCACGAGGCTCGCTGAAGAAGCTCTACCGCGACGACCTCTCCTCGCGCGAGTGCGTGACCGCCGTGATCCAGGCGCTCTACGACGCTGCCGACGACGACTCCGCGACCGGTGGCCCCGACCTGACCAGGCGCATCTTCCCGGTGGTGCACGTGATCACCGCCGACGGTGGCACCCGCATGCCCGAGCAGGAGGTCGCGGCCATCGCCGACGACGTCATCGCCGGCCGCATGCAGCGGCCCGACGGCCCTGCCGCCGCCCTCACCTGA
- a CDS encoding site-2 protease family protein has protein sequence MPDDDPSDQGVTRPARPRGTLRIGTIAGIDVLITSSWFLVAVLIAVAIGPRIEQVQPGMGVWKYVAGLVFAVLLYLSVLLHEASHAVVAQRFGYGVTSITLHFLGGMTEIDRGSRRPRHEFWIAVVGPLTSIAFGVAAIGLWFVTPDGLVRVAVEGLAGANLVIGVLNLVPGLPLDGGRVLKALVWGASGDQHRATLVAGWGGRLAALALLSWPLVQEQATGVETTLFDLVLVMVLALFLWTGATAAMAHARLRRRLPALEARPLARRTLTVPEDLPLAEAVRRAQDAHAGSIVTVTGSGAPLGIVNESSVNAMPVERRPWVAVSAVTRTLEEGLTLPAALSGEELVLAISRRPSEEYLLVEDDGSIYGVLSTADVDRAFREAAH, from the coding sequence GTGCCCGACGACGATCCGTCCGACCAGGGGGTGACCCGCCCCGCCAGGCCCCGGGGGACCCTGCGCATCGGCACCATCGCGGGCATCGACGTCCTGATCACCTCGTCCTGGTTCCTCGTCGCCGTGCTCATCGCCGTGGCGATCGGTCCCCGCATCGAGCAGGTCCAGCCCGGAATGGGCGTGTGGAAGTACGTCGCCGGCCTCGTGTTCGCGGTCCTTCTCTACCTGTCCGTGCTGCTTCACGAGGCGTCGCACGCCGTGGTGGCCCAGCGCTTCGGCTACGGGGTCACCTCCATCACGCTCCACTTCCTCGGCGGCATGACCGAGATCGACCGCGGGTCGCGCCGGCCCCGACACGAGTTCTGGATCGCCGTGGTCGGGCCGCTGACCTCGATCGCCTTCGGCGTCGCTGCGATCGGACTGTGGTTCGTGACGCCTGACGGCCTCGTCCGCGTTGCCGTGGAGGGCCTTGCCGGCGCCAACCTGGTGATCGGGGTGCTCAATCTCGTTCCGGGGCTGCCCCTCGATGGTGGTCGTGTGCTCAAGGCACTGGTGTGGGGCGCCTCCGGCGACCAGCACCGCGCCACCCTCGTCGCCGGGTGGGGCGGCCGCCTCGCGGCGCTCGCGCTGCTCTCCTGGCCCCTCGTCCAGGAGCAGGCCACCGGCGTCGAGACCACCCTCTTCGACCTCGTCCTGGTCATGGTCCTCGCACTGTTTCTGTGGACCGGGGCCACCGCGGCCATGGCCCACGCCCGACTGCGGCGCAGGCTGCCCGCACTCGAGGCGCGGCCACTCGCACGCCGTACCCTCACCGTCCCCGAGGACCTGCCGCTCGCCGAGGCGGTGCGTCGGGCGCAGGACGCACACGCCGGGAGCATCGTGACCGTCACCGGGTCAGGCGCACCGCTCGGCATCGTCAACGAGTCGTCGGTGAACGCCATGCCAGTCGAGCGCCGCCCCTGGGTCGCCGTCTCGGCCGTCACCCGCACTCTCGAGGAGGGGCTCACCCTCCCGGCCGCGCTGTCCGGGGAGGAGCTGGTCCTCGCGATCAGCCGGCGGCCTTCGGAGGAGTACCTCCTGGTCGAGGACGACGGGAGCATCTACGGCGTGCTCTCCACCGCCGACGTGGACCGTGCCTTCCGCGAGGCCGCCCACTAG
- the arc gene encoding proteasome ATPase encodes MSEPTREQLATQVRFLEAEVADLRRRLDETPGHARGLETRLADTQRSLAAVSSQNERLAQTLRDARDQITSLKEEVDRLAQPPAGFGTLISRNDDDTVDVFTGGRKLRVRVSPAVDLDALVKGQEVMLNEALNVVEALSFEQVGEVVMLKELLADGERALVIANADEERVVRLAEPLRAEDVTLRAGDSLLLDTRAGYAYERVPKSEVEELVLEEVPDIDYDRIGGLVAQIDAIRDAVELPYLHPDLFKDHQLKPPKGVLLYGPPGCGKTLIAKAVANSLAKKVAEKTGASGKSYFLNIKGPELLNKYVGETERHIRLVFQRAREKASMGTPVIVFFDEMDSLFRTRGSGVSSDVENTIVPQLLSEIDGVEALENVLVIGASNREDMIDPAILRPGRLDVKIKIERPDAESARDIFTKYLTADLPLHAHDLAEFGDDRDATVAAMIRATVERMYTESEENRFLEVTYANGDKEVLYFKDFNSGAMIQNIVDRAKKMAIKDFLDHDQRGIRVQHLLQACVDEFKENEDLPNTTNPDDWARISGKKGERIVFIRTLITGKQGTEPGRSIDTVSNTGQYL; translated from the coding sequence ATGTCCGAACCGACACGAGAGCAGCTGGCCACACAGGTGCGCTTCCTCGAGGCCGAGGTTGCCGACCTGCGCCGCCGACTCGACGAGACCCCCGGCCACGCGCGTGGCCTCGAGACGCGTCTGGCAGACACGCAGCGCTCCCTCGCCGCCGTGTCCAGCCAGAACGAGCGCCTGGCGCAGACACTGCGTGACGCCCGCGACCAGATCACCTCGCTGAAGGAGGAGGTCGACCGCCTCGCGCAGCCTCCTGCCGGCTTCGGGACCCTGATCTCGCGCAACGACGACGACACCGTCGACGTGTTCACCGGTGGTCGCAAGCTGCGCGTCCGGGTGAGCCCCGCTGTCGACCTCGACGCCCTGGTCAAGGGTCAGGAGGTCATGCTCAACGAGGCACTCAACGTCGTGGAGGCGCTGTCGTTCGAGCAGGTCGGCGAAGTCGTGATGCTCAAGGAGCTGCTCGCCGACGGCGAGCGCGCCCTGGTGATCGCGAACGCCGACGAGGAGCGCGTCGTGCGCCTGGCCGAGCCGCTGCGCGCCGAGGACGTGACGTTGCGGGCGGGGGACTCCCTCCTGCTCGACACGCGCGCGGGCTACGCATACGAGCGGGTGCCCAAGTCCGAGGTCGAGGAGCTGGTGCTCGAAGAGGTCCCCGACATCGACTACGACCGGATCGGTGGACTGGTGGCCCAGATCGACGCCATCCGCGACGCCGTCGAGCTGCCATACCTCCACCCCGACCTCTTCAAGGACCACCAGCTCAAGCCGCCCAAGGGAGTGCTGCTCTACGGCCCGCCCGGGTGCGGCAAGACGCTGATCGCCAAGGCGGTCGCCAACTCCCTGGCCAAGAAGGTCGCCGAGAAGACTGGGGCGTCGGGCAAGTCCTACTTCCTCAACATCAAGGGCCCCGAGCTCCTCAACAAGTACGTCGGCGAGACCGAGCGCCACATCCGGCTGGTGTTCCAGCGGGCCCGCGAGAAGGCCTCGATGGGCACTCCGGTCATCGTCTTCTTCGACGAGATGGACTCGCTGTTCCGCACGCGCGGCTCGGGAGTCTCCTCCGACGTCGAGAACACCATCGTCCCCCAGCTGCTGAGCGAGATCGACGGTGTCGAGGCCCTCGAGAACGTCCTGGTCATCGGTGCCTCCAACCGCGAGGACATGATCGACCCCGCGATCCTGCGGCCGGGGCGCCTCGACGTGAAGATCAAGATCGAGCGACCCGACGCCGAGTCGGCCCGCGACATCTTCACCAAGTACCTCACCGCCGACCTGCCGCTGCACGCCCACGACCTCGCAGAGTTCGGTGACGACCGCGACGCGACCGTGGCCGCGATGATCCGGGCGACCGTCGAGCGGATGTACACCGAGTCCGAGGAGAACCGCTTCCTCGAGGTCACCTACGCCAACGGCGACAAGGAGGTCCTCTACTTCAAGGACTTCAACTCCGGCGCCATGATCCAGAACATCGTCGACCGCGCCAAGAAGATGGCGATCAAGGACTTCCTCGACCACGACCAGCGGGGCATCCGGGTCCAGCACCTGCTGCAGGCGTGCGTCGACGAGTTCAAGGAGAACGAGGACCTCCCCAACACCACCAACCCCGACGACTGGGCGCGGATCTCCGGCAAGAAGGGGGAGCGGATCGTCTTCATCCGCACGCTCATCACCGGCAAGCAGGGCACCGAGCCCGGCCGCTCCATCGACACCGTGTCCAACACCGGCCAGTACCTGTGA
- the prcA gene encoding proteasome subunit alpha has protein sequence MSMPFYVSPEQLMKDRADFARKGIARGRSVVALQYADGVLFVSENPSQALHKVSEIYDRIAFAAVGRYNEFENLRIAGVRLADMRGYAYDRRDVTGRGLANAYAQTLGTIFSSGGEKPYEVEIFVAEVGDSAEDDQIYRLTYDGQVADEHGFAVMGGAADVVSAHLKEHYSPDASLEDALHVAVAALGHSEQDDRVIPVADLEVAALDRTRSQPRKFVRLRAARLTEILSDRGPAEPAPPSPEDTRPGKGTTAASGTDDPADPTDTVSGAVPPLEDPVTGEPPVAPPPAPEPQPEPEQPTPPGPPDPQPGTPHPGEPGQI, from the coding sequence ATGAGCATGCCGTTCTACGTCTCGCCCGAGCAGCTGATGAAGGACCGGGCCGACTTCGCCCGCAAGGGCATCGCCCGCGGCCGGTCCGTGGTGGCGCTGCAGTACGCCGATGGCGTGCTCTTCGTCTCCGAGAACCCCTCGCAGGCGCTGCACAAGGTCTCCGAGATCTACGACCGGATCGCCTTCGCGGCGGTGGGTCGCTACAACGAGTTCGAGAACCTCCGCATCGCCGGGGTCCGGCTGGCCGACATGCGCGGCTACGCCTACGACCGACGAGACGTCACCGGCCGTGGCCTGGCCAATGCCTACGCCCAGACGCTCGGGACGATCTTCTCCTCGGGCGGCGAGAAGCCCTACGAGGTCGAGATCTTCGTCGCCGAGGTCGGTGACTCGGCCGAGGACGACCAGATCTACCGCCTCACCTATGACGGCCAGGTCGCCGACGAGCACGGCTTCGCCGTGATGGGCGGTGCCGCCGACGTGGTCTCGGCCCACCTCAAGGAGCACTACTCGCCCGACGCCTCTCTCGAGGACGCACTCCACGTGGCAGTGGCTGCCCTGGGCCACAGCGAGCAGGACGACCGCGTGATCCCGGTCGCCGATCTGGAGGTCGCTGCTCTCGACCGCACCCGGTCCCAGCCGCGCAAGTTCGTGAGACTGCGCGCGGCGCGGCTCACCGAGATCCTCTCCGACCGTGGCCCTGCCGAGCCCGCGCCGCCCTCGCCGGAGGACACCCGACCTGGCAAGGGCACGACCGCGGCCAGCGGAACGGACGACCCGGCCGACCCGACCGACACGGTGAGCGGCGCCGTACCCCCCCTCGAGGACCCGGTGACCGGCGAGCCGCCCGTGGCGCCGCCGCCCGCGCCGGAGCCCCAGCCGGAGCCTGAGCAGCCGACCCCGCCCGGACCGCCGGACCCCCAGCCCGGCACTCCGCACCCCGGGGAGCCCGGTCAGATCTGA